One genomic window of Mercenaria mercenaria strain notata chromosome 2, MADL_Memer_1, whole genome shotgun sequence includes the following:
- the LOC123564427 gene encoding tigger transposable element-derived protein 4-like has product MSKNPRCFSGIKQDRLPIMYKSNKKAWMTGEIFEEWLHWFDRQMKGRKVLLFVDNAPSHPQVNLKNVNVKFLPPNTTSLCQPMDQGIIQAMKLKYRKKQLQYVISQLELKQGKSGFDLLKDISVLDAIYWVARAFKEVEISTIVECFAKCGFQLNSVESESECTVLNDSESDEEEDDNYPIALHVMARQLFDCDFMELLNIDKEFKTCDSEMKDWDRPATELLSEMKEQGSDEKSDCEDDQLQEQEDNVCSTNECLEMIEKLKKYAVAHENENLLGTFVDAEDIITSQELVGNTKQSKISDFFAKR; this is encoded by the coding sequence ATGTCGAAAAATCCAAGGTGTTTCAGTGGTATCAAACAGGATCGTCTGCCGATAATGTACAAATCTAACAAGAAAGCCTGGATGACTGGCGAAATCTTTGAAGAATGGCTACACTGGTTTGACAGACAAATGAAAGGTAGAAAAGTGCTTCTTTTTGTGGACAATGCACCATCCCATCCTCAGGTTAATCTCAAAAATGTCAATGTTAAGTTCTTACCACCAAATACAACATCTCTATGCCAACCAATGGACCAAGGAATAATTCAGGCAATGAAACTCAAGTACAGGAAGAAACAACTACAGTACGTGATCAGTCAATTGGAACTTAAGCAGGGAAAAAGTGGATTTGATCTGTTGAAAGATATAAGTGTGCTGGATGCAATTTACTGGGTTGCACGTGCATTTAAAGAAGTTGAAATAAGCACCATTGTTGAGTGTTTCGCGAAGTGTGGATTTCAGTTAaacagtgttgaaagtgaaagtgAATGCACAGTGTTGAACGATTCAGAGAGTGATGAAGAGGAGGATGATAACTATCCAATAGCGCTTCATGTAATGGCTCGACAGTTGTTCGATTGTGATTTTATGGAATTGTTGAATATTGACAAGGAGTTCAAAACATGTGATTCTGAAATGAAGGACTGGGACAGGCCTGCTACTGAGTTGCTTTCGGAAATGAAAGAGCAGGGCAGTGATGAAAAATCTGACTGTGAGGATGATCAGCTTCAAGAACAAGAAGATAATGTGTGTTCTACAAATGAGTGCTTGGAAAtgattgaaaaacttaaaaagtatgCAGTAGCCCATGAAAATGAAAATCTTCTTGGTACATTTGTTGATGCCGAGGACATTATCACAAGCCAAGAACTTGTAGGGAACACTAAGCAGAGTAAGATCAGTGACTTCTTTGCCAAACGCTGA